One part of the Sulfuriferula thiophila genome encodes these proteins:
- a CDS encoding proline--tRNA ligase translates to MRVSQFFLSTLKEAPAEAELISHRLMLRAGFIKRLGSGLYTWMPLGLRVLRKVEAIVRDEMNRAGAMELLMPAVQPAELWQETGRWDVFGPQMLKITDRHERSFCFGPTHEEVITDIARREIKSYRQLPLNFYQIQTKFRDEIRPRFGVMRAREFMMKDAYSFHADFASLEQTYQTMYAAYSRVFTRLGLQFRAVAADTGAIGGSGSHEFHVLADSGEDAIAYCPDSEYAANVELAEAVMADTPRAAASAVMTQVPTPGKHSIDEVVAMLNISPDRMVKTLIVEGEHGAVALLVRGDHQLNEVKAAKLIGQEVRFASDIIVREVAGCAPGSIGPVGLKIRVIADRSVALMNDFVCGANADGYHLTGVNFGRDLPEPEVADIRNAVAGDPSPDGKGVLAICRGIEVGHIFQLRTKYSEAMACQYLDENGKSQVAEMGCYGIGVSRIVAAAIEQNFDARGMTLPAALAPFAVAIVPVGYQKSEVVREAADNLYNELLAAGVDVLLDDRNERPGVMFADMELIGIPHRVVIGERGLKDAIVEYQGRTDAAATNVPVAEINVFLSKILGK, encoded by the coding sequence ATGCGCGTATCACAATTTTTTCTTTCTACCCTTAAAGAGGCGCCTGCAGAGGCCGAATTAATCAGTCATCGTCTCATGTTGCGGGCTGGTTTTATTAAGCGTCTTGGCTCTGGCTTATATACCTGGATGCCTTTAGGCTTGCGGGTATTGCGCAAGGTGGAAGCGATCGTGCGTGATGAGATGAATCGTGCCGGAGCAATGGAATTGCTGATGCCTGCCGTGCAGCCAGCCGAGTTGTGGCAGGAAACCGGGCGCTGGGATGTATTCGGCCCGCAAATGTTGAAAATCACTGATCGTCATGAGCGTAGTTTCTGCTTTGGGCCTACCCATGAAGAAGTAATCACCGATATCGCACGCCGCGAAATCAAGAGTTACCGCCAGCTGCCGCTGAATTTCTATCAGATACAGACCAAATTCCGCGACGAGATCCGTCCGCGTTTCGGCGTAATGCGTGCCCGTGAATTCATGATGAAGGATGCATATTCCTTCCACGCTGATTTCGCCAGTCTGGAGCAGACGTATCAGACCATGTATGCGGCTTACAGTCGTGTGTTTACTCGACTGGGCTTGCAGTTCCGTGCCGTGGCAGCAGACACCGGTGCGATTGGCGGTTCAGGATCGCATGAGTTCCATGTGCTGGCGGATTCCGGTGAAGACGCGATTGCGTATTGCCCTGATTCCGAATATGCCGCCAACGTGGAGCTGGCTGAAGCGGTGATGGCGGATACGCCACGAGCGGCGGCGAGTGCGGTGATGACTCAGGTGCCTACACCGGGCAAACACAGTATCGATGAAGTGGTGGCTATGTTGAATATTTCTCCCGATCGCATGGTCAAAACCTTGATTGTGGAAGGTGAGCATGGTGCGGTTGCATTGCTGGTGCGCGGTGATCATCAGCTGAATGAGGTCAAAGCGGCTAAATTGATAGGTCAGGAAGTGCGTTTTGCCAGTGACATCATCGTGCGTGAGGTGGCGGGTTGCGCGCCAGGGTCGATTGGTCCGGTGGGGCTGAAAATACGGGTGATTGCAGACCGCAGTGTGGCCTTGATGAATGATTTTGTCTGCGGTGCGAATGCCGATGGTTATCATTTGACCGGAGTGAATTTCGGTCGTGATTTGCCAGAGCCTGAAGTGGCGGATATCCGTAATGCGGTAGCGGGTGATCCGAGCCCGGATGGCAAGGGTGTGCTGGCGATCTGCCGTGGTATCGAAGTTGGCCATATCTTCCAGTTGCGTACCAAGTACTCGGAAGCGATGGCGTGTCAGTATCTGGACGAAAATGGCAAATCTCAGGTCGCAGAGATGGGTTGTTATGGTATCGGTGTGTCACGCATTGTCGCGGCTGCGATTGAACAGAATTTTGATGCGCGCGGCATGACCTTGCCTGCGGCGCTGGCGCCTTTTGCGGTGGCTATTGTGCCTGTTGGCTACCAGAAGAGTGAAGTTGTGCGCGAAGCTGCCGATAACCTATACAATGAACTGTTAGCCGCAGGGGTGGATGTGTTGCTGGATGACCGGAATGAACGCCCTGGGGTGATGTTCGCCGATATGGAGTTGATCGGTATACCGCATCGGGTGGTGATTGGCGAACGCGGTTTAAAAGATGCTATAGTCGAATATCAGGGTCGCACTGACGCTGCAGCGACGAATGTGCCTGTTGCTGAAATTAACGTTTTTTTAAGCAAGATATTAGGTAAATGA
- a CDS encoding polyamine aminopropyltransferase — protein MRFFNRRIHKAVSDLDTVEVSEQKGVRYLHLGNDTVQSAMRISAPNALELTYTQAMLGFLLLTDTPANALLIGLGGGSLTKFLYHQYPDMQLTAVEINPKVIQTARQFFSVPENDERLSVVQADAAEFMVDQAGWDCILLDGFDAAFQVEALASESFYSRCAQALSPTGILSVNLWGSDPKFDIYLQRLTETFEQRIMCLPAEKRGNVIVFAFAAQPSIPSRAILQQRAKQLKAQLGLPFVDFLERLRTTSGNTDFFD, from the coding sequence ATGCGATTTTTCAACCGCCGCATACATAAAGCCGTTTCTGATCTGGACACCGTAGAAGTCAGTGAACAAAAAGGCGTCCGCTACCTGCACCTTGGCAACGATACCGTCCAGTCAGCCATGCGCATTTCCGCACCCAATGCGCTGGAGCTTACTTATACCCAGGCCATGCTGGGATTCCTGTTGCTGACCGACACACCCGCCAATGCCCTGCTGATCGGGCTGGGTGGCGGCTCGCTGACCAAATTTCTGTATCACCAGTATCCAGACATGCAACTCACCGCTGTCGAGATCAATCCTAAGGTTATCCAGACCGCACGCCAGTTTTTTTCCGTCCCGGAAAATGACGAACGCTTATCCGTAGTGCAAGCCGATGCCGCCGAATTCATGGTCGATCAGGCAGGCTGGGATTGCATTTTGCTCGATGGTTTTGATGCCGCATTTCAGGTTGAGGCGCTCGCCAGCGAGAGTTTCTATAGCCGCTGCGCGCAGGCACTTTCCCCCACTGGGATCCTGTCTGTCAATTTATGGGGCAGCGATCCTAAATTCGATATCTACCTGCAACGCCTCACCGAAACGTTTGAGCAGCGCATCATGTGCTTACCGGCCGAAAAACGCGGCAACGTCATTGTCTTCGCTTTTGCCGCGCAACCAAGCATTCCATCCAGGGCCATCCTGCAACAGCGTGCCAAACAGCTCAAAGCCCAGTTAGGTTTGCCTTTTGTGGACTTTCTTGAACGCCTGCGGACCACTTCCGGCAATACTGACTTCTTCGACTAG
- a CDS encoding SCP-2 sterol transfer family protein — MEDLFSEAWAKRFTNKWNNNTEIVEQLAAANFDSVVAFGYLDHPTPEVLIEITQGRITNTRRCESDNSQTPDWDLRAKPEQWEKWRGNGPGITGLGVAVTSRQLQFVAGDYRRMIRQPLLAGPFLKFFTFL; from the coding sequence ATGGAAGATTTATTCTCTGAAGCTTGGGCTAAGCGTTTCACAAACAAATGGAACAACAATACCGAGATAGTGGAACAATTAGCCGCAGCGAATTTCGACTCAGTCGTGGCCTTTGGGTACCTGGATCACCCAACACCCGAAGTACTGATAGAAATCACTCAGGGCCGTATTACCAATACCCGACGTTGTGAATCTGACAACAGTCAGACACCCGATTGGGACTTGCGTGCGAAACCAGAGCAATGGGAAAAGTGGCGTGGCAATGGTCCTGGCATTACCGGCCTGGGTGTAGCCGTAACCAGTCGCCAACTGCAATTTGTTGCCGGAGATTATCGCCGGATGATACGCCAGCCCTTGCTGGCAGGGCCTTTTCTCAAGTTTTTTACTTTCCTGTAA
- the phnC gene encoding phosphonate ABC transporter ATP-binding protein, with protein MIKLNNVSVQFGNVVALQPTSIELHQGQFTVLLGASGAGKSTLLRCLNLMCKPHAGNVNVAGLGNLDDRKTLQTHRRQTGMIFQQHQLIGRHTALQNVLMGRLGYHSTFRSLFPLSHKEQTIGLQSLERVGLLHKAQSRIDQLSGGQQQRVGIARALAQQPLLILADEPVASLDPATADKVLALLHQICKEDGISAVISLHQVDLAKRYADRIIGLAHGSIVFDAAPHELTTTHAAELYEQKKSIVTSHAVPTRLNVQLTSA; from the coding sequence ATGATTAAACTTAATAATGTTTCAGTGCAGTTCGGCAATGTTGTTGCGCTACAACCTACGTCCATCGAATTGCATCAAGGACAATTTACCGTCTTACTGGGGGCATCCGGTGCAGGTAAATCAACTTTGCTACGCTGCCTTAATTTGATGTGTAAACCCCATGCTGGCAACGTTAATGTCGCAGGTCTTGGCAATCTTGATGACCGAAAGACCTTGCAGACCCACCGTCGTCAAACTGGCATGATATTCCAGCAACACCAATTGATCGGTCGTCACACAGCGCTCCAAAACGTGCTGATGGGACGCTTAGGTTATCACTCAACGTTCCGTAGCCTGTTTCCGTTGTCTCATAAAGAGCAAACCATTGGGCTACAAAGTTTGGAACGGGTTGGTTTGCTGCATAAAGCGCAATCACGCATTGATCAACTGAGCGGTGGTCAACAGCAGCGTGTCGGCATTGCACGAGCCCTGGCGCAACAGCCACTTTTGATCTTAGCCGATGAACCTGTTGCAAGTCTCGATCCTGCAACCGCTGATAAAGTTTTGGCGTTGTTACATCAGATTTGTAAGGAAGACGGCATATCTGCCGTCATCAGTCTGCATCAGGTTGATCTTGCTAAACGCTATGCAGATCGAATTATTGGCTTAGCTCACGGCAGTATCGTGTTTGATGCGGCACCGCATGAATTGACCACGACTCATGCGGCTGAACTGTACGAACAAAAAAAATCAATTGTTACGTCACATGCTGTACCAACCAGACTCAACGTTCAACTTACTTCCGCTTAA
- the phnD gene encoding phosphate/phosphite/phosphonate ABC transporter substrate-binding protein, with product MKKLLAILSLITLALLGSIVHAAPNPDPETLKVALLPDENASTVIKNNRPLELYLEKALGKKIELIVTTDYSSMIEAMRHGRIDLAYFGPLSYVLAKQKSEIEPFAALKQKGSMTYQSVLIVNTAAGINSIADIANKDVAYGDKASTSSHLIPKSMLAEKGLMAGEQYREHFVGSHDAVALAVQNGHAQAGGLSKPIFETLVQRGMIDGKKVKVLAESKPFPQYPWTMRSNLKPELKEKIRAAFLNMKDPEVLKPFKAEGFGAISDQEYDVVRNLGSLLKLDFSKF from the coding sequence ATGAAAAAATTATTGGCAATATTGAGCTTGATAACATTAGCACTCTTGGGCAGCATCGTCCACGCCGCACCAAACCCTGACCCTGAAACATTGAAAGTCGCGTTATTGCCGGATGAGAACGCATCCACTGTCATCAAAAATAATCGTCCACTTGAGCTTTATCTGGAAAAAGCACTGGGGAAAAAAATCGAGTTAATCGTCACTACCGATTACTCATCCATGATTGAAGCAATGCGTCATGGTCGTATCGATTTAGCTTATTTTGGCCCCCTCTCCTATGTACTGGCCAAACAGAAAAGCGAGATTGAACCATTCGCAGCACTCAAACAAAAAGGCAGCATGACATACCAGTCTGTATTGATCGTCAATACCGCAGCAGGCATTAACAGTATTGCCGACATCGCCAACAAAGATGTTGCATATGGAGATAAAGCTTCCACCTCAAGTCACTTGATTCCAAAATCAATGCTTGCCGAGAAGGGATTAATGGCCGGTGAACAATACCGCGAACACTTTGTGGGGTCGCATGATGCGGTAGCACTCGCTGTACAAAACGGCCATGCGCAGGCTGGTGGTTTGAGCAAACCAATCTTCGAAACCTTGGTTCAACGCGGCATGATTGATGGTAAAAAAGTTAAGGTTTTAGCAGAATCGAAACCATTTCCGCAATACCCATGGACCATGCGCTCCAATCTAAAACCGGAACTAAAAGAGAAAATCCGTGCTGCTTTCCTCAATATGAAAGATCCCGAAGTATTGAAGCCATTTAAAGCTGAAGGTTTCGGTGCGATTTCAGATCAGGAATATGATGTGGTGCGCAATCTAGGCAGCTTGCTGAAGCTTGATTTTTCCAAGTTCTAA
- the phnE gene encoding phosphonate ABC transporter, permease protein PhnE — MQADFDLILTQQQRTWNRSTIQIAWVLAIIIGSWYYVGLFDTERLSEGVPSLFSLIGEMMPPDFTQVSTWVKPLIDTLAMSIAGTAIAVLFSIPLGILAARNTSPHPVIYHMARSLLNGLRSIPELIMGIIFVAAVGFGALPGVLALGLHSIGMVAKFFSEAIEHADQAPVEAARAAGCSPLQVIFHGIFPQVLPQMADTAIYRWEYNFRASTVMGMVGAGGIGFELMGSLRIMQYQEVSAILIVILAMVTLVDAFSSFLRRKFK; from the coding sequence ATGCAAGCTGATTTTGATTTGATATTAACACAGCAACAACGCACTTGGAACCGATCAACAATACAGATTGCGTGGGTATTAGCGATTATCATTGGCTCTTGGTACTACGTGGGCTTATTTGATACAGAGCGTTTGAGCGAGGGTGTACCGAGTTTGTTCAGTCTGATTGGAGAAATGATGCCACCAGATTTTACTCAGGTCAGCACCTGGGTAAAACCACTGATCGACACTTTGGCCATGAGTATTGCAGGGACAGCTATTGCGGTGTTGTTTTCGATTCCTTTAGGTATTTTAGCAGCCCGTAATACTAGCCCACATCCAGTTATTTATCATATGGCGCGTTCGTTGTTGAATGGCTTACGCTCGATTCCCGAACTTATCATGGGGATTATATTTGTGGCAGCAGTTGGTTTTGGAGCTCTGCCTGGTGTATTGGCATTGGGTTTACATTCCATCGGCATGGTTGCCAAATTTTTTTCCGAAGCGATTGAACACGCCGATCAAGCGCCAGTAGAAGCTGCGCGAGCAGCTGGTTGCAGCCCGTTGCAAGTAATTTTTCACGGCATTTTCCCGCAGGTGTTGCCGCAAATGGCAGATACGGCTATTTATCGTTGGGAATATAACTTTCGCGCATCAACAGTGATGGGTATGGTCGGTGCAGGCGGTATCGGATTTGAATTGATGGGTTCTTTGCGCATCATGCAATATCAAGAAGTATCGGCGATTTTAATCGTTATATTAGCCATGGTTACGCTGGTTGATGCATTCAGCTCCTTTTTAAGACGAAAATTCAAGTAA
- a CDS encoding phosphonate dehydrogenase, whose translation MKPKIVLTHWVHPEIIDYLQTTATVIPNTTRETLPREELLLRSKDADALMVFMPDRIDADFLDACPQLKIIGAALKGYDNLDVEACTQRGIWLSIVPDLLTIPTAELTIGLLLGLTRHMLEGDRHIRSGSFHGWRPELYGIGLTGRTIGIIGMGAVGQAIAKRLSGFDMKIVYSDNIALPVNQEQAWNARHVSLEELLAISNFVVPMVPMTPQTLHLINADAIDKMQPGSYLINACRGSVVDEQAVINALHTGQLNGYAADVFEMEEWSRSGRPGSIPSALLDNTKQTFFTPHIGSAVNEVRIEIERQAAENIIQALAGEKPVGAINSPAFSRV comes from the coding sequence ATGAAACCAAAAATTGTACTTACTCATTGGGTCCACCCCGAAATCATCGACTATCTGCAAACCACCGCAACTGTTATACCAAATACTACGCGCGAGACACTTCCGCGCGAAGAATTACTGTTGCGCTCCAAGGATGCTGACGCGCTGATGGTGTTCATGCCTGACAGAATTGATGCCGATTTTCTTGATGCTTGCCCACAACTAAAAATTATTGGTGCTGCGCTCAAGGGTTATGATAATTTAGACGTCGAAGCATGTACCCAACGTGGAATATGGCTCAGCATCGTACCTGATTTACTTACTATCCCAACTGCGGAATTGACGATTGGCTTGTTGTTGGGTTTGACAAGACATATGCTGGAGGGTGATCGTCACATCCGTAGTGGCAGTTTCCATGGTTGGCGTCCAGAATTGTACGGCATCGGGCTGACAGGTCGTACAATTGGCATTATCGGTATGGGTGCAGTGGGGCAAGCGATTGCAAAACGGCTGTCGGGTTTTGATATGAAAATAGTTTACAGTGACAACATCGCATTGCCTGTTAATCAGGAACAAGCATGGAATGCTCGTCACGTAAGTCTGGAAGAGCTGTTGGCTATTAGCAACTTTGTAGTACCGATGGTACCAATGACACCACAAACGCTACACTTAATTAACGCCGATGCCATCGATAAAATGCAGCCTGGCAGCTATCTCATTAATGCCTGCCGTGGTTCGGTGGTTGATGAGCAAGCTGTCATAAATGCATTGCACACAGGGCAACTAAACGGTTATGCAGCCGATGTATTCGAGATGGAGGAATGGTCTCGATCTGGCAGACCAGGCAGTATTCCGAGTGCCTTACTTGACAATACCAAGCAGACTTTTTTCACGCCTCACATAGGCTCGGCGGTCAACGAGGTACGAATAGAGATCGAGCGGCAAGCGGCGGAAAATATCATCCAGGCACTGGCAGGAGAAAAACCCGTTGGTGCAATCAACAGCCCTGCATTTTCGAGGGTATAA
- a CDS encoding LysR family transcriptional regulator has translation MINLERVATFLEVAACGSFRGAAKNTGLSQPAVTQHVKWLEQSLNVNLIARNNAGSTLTPEGRAFLPYAENLVKISNRASSLFKKNSVVIGASSNTGIYLLQPYLKAYKDASPHNLKVTIGINTVIADKLQNFEIDVAIMEWWDNRPGFIATDWRHEEMVVIVPPHHPWANMSSIPRDWLKGQDLLGGETGSGTGHLLQHYFGNDASTISVSMQLGSTEAVKHAVQAGLGISLVMAAAVINEVRSGLLYAIPIAGDPLQKTLHIIRRDSGILDSPALQFTDFLLKQSSLK, from the coding sequence ATGATTAATTTGGAACGCGTTGCAACTTTTCTTGAGGTAGCGGCATGCGGCAGCTTTCGTGGTGCGGCCAAAAATACAGGCTTATCTCAACCAGCAGTAACACAGCATGTGAAATGGCTTGAACAGTCGTTAAATGTTAATTTAATAGCACGTAACAATGCGGGAAGCACATTAACACCAGAAGGCCGAGCATTCCTGCCGTATGCCGAAAATCTAGTAAAAATAAGCAATCGTGCAAGCTCTTTATTTAAAAAAAACTCAGTTGTTATTGGAGCAAGTTCAAATACCGGAATTTATCTGTTACAGCCGTATTTGAAAGCTTATAAGGATGCATCGCCACATAATCTGAAAGTGACTATTGGGATCAATACTGTCATCGCCGATAAGCTTCAAAACTTTGAAATCGATGTCGCTATCATGGAATGGTGGGATAATAGACCAGGATTTATCGCTACAGACTGGCGCCATGAAGAAATGGTTGTGATCGTGCCCCCACACCATCCCTGGGCTAATATGAGCAGCATTCCGCGTGACTGGTTAAAGGGTCAGGATTTACTGGGAGGGGAAACTGGTAGCGGAACGGGACACTTGCTACAACACTATTTTGGCAATGATGCGAGTACGATAAGTGTATCGATGCAGCTGGGTAGTACTGAAGCAGTAAAACATGCCGTTCAAGCCGGGCTCGGCATTTCCCTAGTTATGGCAGCAGCTGTAATCAATGAGGTTCGCAGCGGGTTATTGTATGCAATACCGATTGCAGGAGATCCACTACAAAAAACTCTTCATATCATTCGTAGAGATAGTGGCATACTTGATTCGCCAGCCTTGCAATTCACTGATTTTCTGCTCAAACAGTCCTCATTGAAATAG
- a CDS encoding phosphoribulokinase, with the protein MSKKHPVIAVTGSSGAGTTTVKRAFEHIFRRENISAAVIEGDSFHSLSRTEFKSEMAKATAEGNNHFSHFGPNANHFDKLEALFKSYGKDGKGKKRYYIHSDEEAAFHNKRLNTKLSAGEFTPWEDVPADTDLLFYEGLHGLVVDGKVDVAKHVDLGVGVVPVVNLEWIQKIHRDAAERGYSADVIVDTIMRRMPDYVNYITPQFSRTHVNFQRVPTVDTSNPFISRDIPTPDESLVIVRFSDRKGVDFPYLINMIPNSFMSRSNTLVVPGAKMGYAMELILGPMIEQMIAAKKKA; encoded by the coding sequence ATGTCCAAAAAACATCCTGTGATTGCTGTAACCGGTTCTTCCGGCGCAGGCACAACGACCGTTAAACGTGCTTTTGAGCACATTTTCCGTCGTGAAAACATCAGCGCGGCCGTGATCGAAGGCGATAGCTTTCATAGCTTGTCGCGTACCGAATTCAAATCGGAAATGGCCAAAGCGACTGCTGAGGGCAATAACCATTTCAGCCATTTTGGTCCTAATGCCAACCATTTTGACAAGCTGGAAGCGTTGTTCAAAAGCTACGGCAAGGATGGTAAGGGTAAGAAGCGTTATTACATCCATAGCGATGAAGAAGCGGCGTTTCATAACAAGCGGTTAAATACCAAGCTGAGCGCAGGCGAGTTTACGCCTTGGGAAGACGTGCCAGCGGATACCGATTTGCTGTTCTATGAAGGTTTGCATGGTTTGGTTGTGGACGGCAAAGTTGATGTTGCCAAGCACGTTGATCTGGGTGTTGGCGTGGTGCCGGTAGTGAACCTGGAATGGATCCAGAAGATACATCGTGATGCAGCAGAGCGTGGTTATTCTGCCGATGTCATTGTTGATACCATCATGCGCCGCATGCCTGATTATGTAAATTACATCACCCCGCAATTTTCACGTACCCACGTGAACTTCCAGCGCGTGCCGACCGTGGATACCTCAAATCCATTTATTTCGCGTGATATTCCTACGCCGGATGAGAGCTTGGTCATTGTGCGCTTTAGCGATCGCAAGGGTGTCGATTTCCCATACTTGATCAATATGATCCCTAATTCATTCATGTCACGTTCGAACACGCTGGTTGTGCCAGGTGCGAAAATGGGCTATGCAATGGAATTGATTCTGGGACCTATGATTGAGCAGATGATTGCTGCTAAAAAGAAAGCGTGA
- the leuS gene encoding leucine--tRNA ligase yields the protein MEALYQPQIIETNAQRDWEATAAFKATEQDDKPKYYCLSMFPYPSGKLHMGHVRNYTIGDVLARFHRLKGYNVMQPMGWDAFGLPAENAAIKNNVPPAAWTYANIDHMRTQLKSLGLAIDWDREITTCTPEYYRWEQWLFTALFKKDLIYKKTASVNWDPVDCTVLANEQVIDGRGWRSGALVEKRDIPMYYMRITAYADELLSGLDQLPHWPEQVKTMQRNWIGKSFGCEIHFPYDVNSIGTEGVLKVYTTRPDTLMGATYVAVAAEHPLATLAAASNPALAEFIAECKRGSVAEADVATQAKKGMDTGLVVTHPLTGEKLPVWVANYVLMGYGEGAVMAVPAHDARDFEFAQHYDLPMKTVIASANAAYSEVSAPWQDSYGEHGLCINSGKYDGLDFNAALQAIADDLQAKGLGSKRTQFRLRDWGISRQRYWGCPIPIIHCAQCGDVPVPAEQLPVVLPEDVVVTGAGSPLAKMPEFYECTCPQCGQPARRETDTMDTFVESSWYYTRYASHDCTDAMLDERANHWLPVDQYIGGIEHAILHLLYARFFHKLIRDQGLVASDEPFTRLLTQGMVIAPTFYRDLGEGKKDWFNPAEVDVRNDERGRPLDAVLKADGLPVIIGGTEKMAKSKNNGVDPQLLIDSYGADTARLFMMFAAPPEQSLEWSDAGIEGAHRFLRRLWKRCYEHVSAGTVMAYQNGELSAELKTLRFQLHSAVQKISDDYARRQTFNTAIAAVMELLNSMDKLTATDPVARSVVQEILEQVTIMLAPIVPHICETLWSELRPGTVLAGQSWPTADETALVQDEMTLMIQVNGKLRGEITVAKSTGKDVIEQIALDQEGVQKFMAGQPAKRIIIVPGRLVNIVV from the coding sequence ATGGAAGCTCTCTACCAACCCCAAATTATTGAAACCAATGCCCAACGCGACTGGGAAGCCACTGCCGCCTTCAAAGCGACAGAACAGGATGACAAGCCCAAGTATTACTGCTTATCCATGTTCCCCTATCCTTCCGGCAAATTACATATGGGGCACGTGCGCAATTACACCATCGGCGACGTGCTGGCACGCTTCCATCGCCTTAAAGGCTATAACGTCATGCAACCCATGGGCTGGGATGCATTCGGCCTGCCTGCGGAAAACGCAGCAATTAAAAACAACGTACCACCGGCAGCCTGGACCTACGCCAATATCGATCACATGCGCACACAGCTTAAAAGTCTGGGACTTGCGATCGACTGGGACAGGGAAATCACCACCTGCACCCCGGAATATTACCGCTGGGAACAATGGCTGTTCACCGCACTGTTTAAAAAAGACCTGATCTACAAAAAAACCGCCTCAGTTAACTGGGACCCGGTCGACTGCACCGTCCTCGCTAACGAACAGGTGATTGACGGCCGCGGCTGGCGCAGCGGCGCACTGGTAGAAAAGCGCGACATCCCCATGTACTACATGCGTATCACCGCCTATGCCGACGAACTGTTAAGCGGGCTGGATCAGCTACCGCACTGGCCGGAGCAGGTCAAAACCATGCAGCGCAACTGGATAGGCAAAAGTTTCGGCTGTGAAATACACTTTCCTTATGACGTGAACAGCATCGGCACTGAGGGCGTACTCAAGGTCTACACCACCCGCCCCGACACGCTGATGGGCGCCACCTATGTTGCCGTGGCTGCCGAACACCCGCTGGCCACACTGGCTGCTGCCAGCAACCCGGCACTGGCTGAATTTATCGCCGAATGCAAACGCGGCAGCGTCGCCGAAGCCGATGTCGCCACCCAGGCCAAAAAAGGCATGGACACCGGCCTCGTCGTCACCCATCCACTCACCGGTGAGAAGCTGCCGGTGTGGGTCGCCAACTACGTGCTGATGGGTTATGGCGAAGGCGCAGTGATGGCCGTGCCAGCACATGATGCTCGCGATTTTGAATTTGCCCAGCACTATGACTTACCGATGAAAACTGTCATCGCCTCAGCAAACGCGGCATACAGCGAAGTTAGCGCACCGTGGCAGGACAGTTACGGCGAACATGGCCTGTGCATCAACTCCGGCAAATATGATGGATTAGACTTCAACGCAGCGTTGCAAGCCATTGCTGACGACTTGCAAGCCAAAGGACTGGGCAGCAAGCGTACCCAGTTCCGCCTGCGCGACTGGGGTATTTCCCGCCAGCGCTACTGGGGTTGCCCTATTCCTATCATCCATTGCGCGCAGTGTGGCGATGTGCCGGTACCTGCAGAGCAGTTGCCGGTAGTATTGCCCGAGGATGTCGTGGTCACCGGCGCCGGATCGCCGCTGGCCAAGATGCCGGAATTCTATGAATGCACCTGCCCGCAATGCGGCCAGCCGGCACGACGCGAAACCGACACCATGGACACCTTCGTCGAGTCATCCTGGTATTACACCCGCTATGCCAGCCATGACTGTACCGATGCCATGCTCGACGAGCGCGCCAATCACTGGCTGCCAGTTGATCAATATATCGGCGGTATCGAACATGCGATTCTGCACCTGCTCTATGCGCGCTTCTTCCACAAACTGATACGCGATCAGGGGCTGGTCGCTTCCGACGAGCCATTTACCCGCCTGCTCACGCAGGGCATGGTGATCGCGCCAACGTTCTATCGCGATCTCGGTGAGGGCAAGAAAGACTGGTTCAATCCTGCTGAAGTCGATGTGCGCAACGATGAACGAGGCCGTCCGCTGGATGCGGTGCTCAAGGCTGACGGGCTGCCTGTTATCATCGGCGGCACCGAGAAAATGGCCAAGTCCAAAAACAATGGTGTTGACCCGCAACTGCTGATTGATAGCTACGGCGCCGACACTGCACGCCTGTTCATGATGTTTGCCGCCCCCCCGGAGCAAAGCCTGGAGTGGTCTGATGCCGGTATCGAAGGCGCACATCGCTTCCTGCGCCGCTTGTGGAAACGCTGCTATGAGCACGTCAGCGCTGGTACAGTAATGGCATATCAAAATGGCGAACTGAGCGCTGAACTCAAGACACTGCGCTTCCAGTTACACAGTGCTGTGCAGAAGATCAGCGACGACTATGCCCGCCGGCAAACCTTCAATACCGCCATAGCGGCTGTCATGGAGTTGCTCAACAGCATGGACAAGCTCACCGCTACCGACCCGGTTGCTCGCAGCGTAGTGCAGGAAATCCTGGAACAGGTCACCATCATGCTCGCACCTATCGTTCCCCATATTTGCGAAACGCTTTGGAGCGAGCTGCGTCCAGGCACCGTACTGGCCGGACAAAGCTGGCCAACAGCTGATGAAACTGCGCTGGTGCAGGATGAAATGACGCTGATGATACAAGTTAACGGCAAACTGCGTGGCGAGATCACTGTCGCCAAATCCACCGGCAAGGATGTTATCGAACAAATCGCCCTCGATCAGGAAGGCGTGCAGAAGTTCATGGCAGGCCAGCCGGCAAAGCGCATCATCATCGTTCCAGGACGTCTGGTCAATATCGTGGTCTAA